The following proteins are encoded in a genomic region of Variovorax paradoxus:
- a CDS encoding type IV pili methyl-accepting chemotaxis transducer N-terminal domain-containing protein encodes MISLLVVLPNEFADSAPLPEQLRQALASAGATAGERATCHTLVQRAGALAPQQVLAWLPEPAPAQQLQALLDALGEWKGAPPCALSLVSAPLDSAQHEALVALGVHAWLPLGAVDGASLSALTVLAQARRGREAALRTELDGLRTRMDERKWVDRAKGLLMSSRGIGEDEAFGLLRGAAMHANLRLGEVSRSVIEAAQWADAINRAGQLRMLSQRLVRIAAQMLAGIDVQRARVLRTQSVERVQQNLDHLATLELGAPGAGALGEVQAAWSGLSAALAARAVPQALADIDQRGDDLLAAAEALTDALEASGARRALRIVNICGRQRMRAQRLAKDALLASALAAGASRERLLPTMNEFEAALLELERAPLSSPEIRAALAAARDEWLRLVGGVQALESPEGRATLVRSSEALVDTFERLTAWYEHSLQVIMS; translated from the coding sequence ATGATCTCCCTTCTTGTCGTTCTGCCCAATGAATTCGCCGACTCCGCGCCGTTGCCGGAGCAACTCCGGCAGGCGCTGGCGAGTGCCGGTGCCACCGCCGGCGAGCGGGCCACCTGCCACACGCTGGTGCAGCGGGCGGGGGCGCTTGCACCGCAACAGGTGCTGGCCTGGCTGCCCGAACCGGCGCCGGCGCAACAGCTGCAGGCGCTGCTCGATGCCCTCGGTGAGTGGAAAGGCGCGCCCCCTTGCGCGCTGAGCCTCGTCAGCGCCCCGCTGGACAGCGCGCAGCACGAAGCGCTGGTCGCGCTCGGCGTGCATGCGTGGCTGCCGCTGGGCGCCGTCGATGGCGCTTCTCTTTCCGCGTTGACGGTCCTGGCGCAAGCCCGTCGGGGACGCGAGGCCGCGCTGCGCACCGAACTCGACGGCCTGCGCACACGCATGGACGAACGCAAATGGGTCGACCGCGCCAAGGGCCTCCTGATGTCGTCCCGCGGCATTGGCGAGGACGAGGCCTTCGGCTTGCTGCGCGGTGCGGCCATGCACGCCAACCTGCGGCTCGGCGAGGTCTCGCGCTCGGTGATCGAGGCCGCGCAGTGGGCCGATGCCATCAACCGCGCCGGGCAACTGCGCATGCTCTCGCAGCGGCTCGTGCGGATCGCGGCGCAGATGCTGGCCGGCATCGACGTGCAGCGCGCGCGCGTCTTGCGCACGCAATCGGTCGAGCGGGTGCAGCAAAACCTGGATCATCTGGCGACCCTTGAACTGGGCGCTCCGGGTGCAGGTGCGCTGGGCGAGGTGCAGGCCGCGTGGAGCGGGCTTTCTGCTGCACTGGCGGCGCGCGCGGTGCCGCAGGCACTGGCCGATATCGACCAGCGCGGTGACGATCTGCTGGCCGCGGCTGAGGCGCTGACCGATGCGCTGGAAGCATCCGGGGCACGGCGCGCGCTGCGCATCGTCAACATTTGCGGGCGGCAGCGCATGCGCGCGCAGCGCCTGGCCAAGGACGCATTGCTGGCCTCGGCACTTGCCGCGGGCGCTTCGCGCGAGCGCCTGCTGCCGACGATGAACGAGTTCGAGGCCGCGCTGCTGGAACTCGAGCGCGCCCCTCTCAGTTCACCCGAGATCCGCGCGGCACTGGCGGCCGCACGGGACGAATGGCTGCGCCTGGTGGGTGGGGTGCAGGCGCTCGAGAGCCCTGAAGGCCGCGCCACGCTGGTGCGGTCCAGCGAGGCGCTGGTCGATACCTTCGAGCGCCTCACCGCCTGGTACGAGCACAGCCTGCAAGTCATCATGTCCTGA
- a CDS encoding ABC transporter ATP-binding protein, producing the protein MNDDSKYIEIHDVEQRFKTAKGSFVALQGVNLNVAKGEFVTLIGHSGCGKSTLLNLIAGLTTPTQGVLLCANREIKGPGPERAVVFQNHSLLPWLTCFENVYLAVERVFAATEGKAQLRARTDAALAMVGLTPAAQKRPGEISGGMKQRVGIARALSMEPKVLLMDEPFGALDALTRAKLQDELLAIVQKTRSTVVMVTHDVDEAVLLSDRIVMLTNGPAATIGEVLKVDIARPRNRVELAEDPAYVHARKAVIDFLYTRQAHVEKVAA; encoded by the coding sequence ATGAATGATGATTCGAAGTACATCGAGATCCACGACGTCGAGCAGCGCTTCAAGACGGCCAAGGGCAGCTTCGTCGCGCTGCAGGGCGTCAACCTGAATGTCGCCAAAGGCGAGTTCGTCACGCTGATCGGGCACTCGGGCTGCGGCAAGTCGACGCTGCTGAACCTGATTGCCGGCCTGACGACGCCGACGCAGGGCGTGCTGCTGTGCGCCAACCGCGAAATCAAGGGCCCCGGCCCCGAGCGCGCGGTCGTGTTCCAGAACCACTCGCTGCTGCCCTGGCTCACCTGCTTCGAGAACGTGTACCTCGCGGTCGAGCGTGTCTTTGCCGCCACCGAAGGCAAGGCGCAATTGCGCGCCCGCACCGATGCGGCGCTCGCGATGGTCGGCCTCACGCCCGCCGCGCAAAAACGCCCCGGCGAAATCTCCGGCGGCATGAAGCAGCGCGTCGGCATTGCGCGCGCGCTCTCGATGGAACCCAAGGTGCTGCTGATGGACGAGCCCTTCGGCGCCCTCGACGCGCTCACGCGCGCCAAGCTGCAGGACGAACTGCTCGCCATCGTGCAGAAGACCCGGAGCACCGTGGTCATGGTCACGCACGACGTCGACGAAGCGGTGCTGCTGAGCGACCGCATCGTGATGCTCACCAACGGCCCGGCCGCCACCATCGGCGAAGTGCTGAAGGTCGACATCGCCCGTCCGCGCAACCGTGTCGAACTGGCCGAAGACCCCGCCTACGTGCACGCGCGCAAGGCCGTGATCGATTTTCTCTACACGCGCCAGGCGCACGTGGAGAAGGTTGCCGCCTGA
- the ntrB gene encoding nitrate ABC transporter permease: MVSAVFHSPMDASLPLPRAGEGRSEAVPRAEVAPHPSPLPKAERVQKQRASIDLRAFWMRVLPPLAGFGLLVLIWELVAMKSTTGFPSPLATWQQALTVFSDPFYSKGPNDQGVGWNVLSSLQRVALGFGLAAAVGIPAGFAIGRFEFLSRMFNPLISLMRPVSPLAWLPIGLLVFKGANPAAIWTIFICSIWPMVINTAVGVQRVPSDYMNVAKVLNLSEWKIFTKILFPAVLPYMLTGVRLAVGTAWLVIVAAEMLTGGVGIGFWVWDEWNNLNVANIIIAIFVIGIVGLVLEFALIKLATAFTFEEVKS, translated from the coding sequence ATGGTCAGTGCTGTATTTCATTCGCCGATGGACGCGTCTCTTCCTCTCCCGCGTGCCGGAGAGGGCCGGAGCGAGGCGGTGCCCCGCGCCGAGGTGGCCCCTCACCCCAGCCCTCTCCCCAAAGCGGAGAGGGTGCAAAAGCAACGCGCATCCATCGACCTGCGTGCCTTCTGGATGCGCGTGCTGCCGCCGCTCGCGGGCTTCGGCCTGCTGGTGCTGATCTGGGAGCTGGTCGCCATGAAGAGCACCACCGGCTTTCCCTCGCCGCTCGCCACCTGGCAGCAGGCGCTCACGGTGTTCAGCGATCCGTTCTACAGCAAGGGGCCCAACGACCAGGGCGTGGGCTGGAACGTGCTGTCGTCGCTGCAGCGCGTGGCGCTGGGCTTCGGGCTCGCAGCCGCCGTCGGCATTCCCGCGGGCTTTGCCATCGGACGCTTCGAGTTTCTTTCGCGCATGTTCAATCCGCTGATCAGCCTGATGCGCCCGGTGTCGCCGCTGGCGTGGCTGCCCATCGGCCTCCTGGTGTTCAAGGGTGCCAACCCGGCCGCCATCTGGACCATCTTCATCTGCTCGATCTGGCCGATGGTCATCAACACCGCGGTCGGCGTGCAGCGCGTGCCGAGCGACTACATGAACGTGGCCAAGGTGTTGAACCTCAGCGAATGGAAGATCTTCACCAAGATCCTGTTCCCGGCCGTGCTGCCCTACATGCTGACCGGCGTTCGTCTGGCCGTGGGCACCGCCTGGCTCGTGATCGTTGCGGCCGAAATGCTCACCGGCGGCGTCGGCATCGGCTTCTGGGTGTGGGACGAGTGGAACAACCTCAACGTCGCCAACATCATCATCGCGATCTTCGTGATCGGCATCGTGGGCCTGGTGCTGGAGTTCGCGCTCATCAAGCTTGCTACCGCATTCACGTTCGAAGAGGTGAAGTCATGA
- a CDS encoding CmpA/NrtA family ABC transporter substrate-binding protein — protein MTDLLKTRLSRRRVLQAAAIGAVGIDPALRAAVWAQGSDKPEKEEVKIGFIPLTDCASVVMASVLGIDKKYGVKIVPSKEASWAGVRDKLSNGDLDMAHVLYGLVYGMHLGLSGPKKDMAVLMTLNNNGQAITLSKKLADKGAVDAASLAKMIAAEKREYTFAHTFPTGTHAMWLYYWLASAGIDPFKDVKNITVPPPQMVANMRVGNMDGYCVGEPWGQRAIMDGIGVTAITTQDIWKDHPEKVLGTTGDFVKKYPNTARAVTAAIIEAGKWIDTGLQNKNKMAETIADKSYVNTSVDAINQRILGRYINGMGKSWDDPNHMKFYNGGAVTFPYLSDGMWFLTQHKRWGLLKEHPDYLKVATEINRIDIYKQAAAATQTPVPKDVMRTSKLFDGSVWDGKDPKKYADSFKLHV, from the coding sequence ATGACCGACCTGCTGAAAACCCGCCTCAGCCGCCGCCGCGTACTGCAAGCCGCCGCCATTGGCGCCGTGGGAATCGATCCCGCCCTGCGCGCCGCCGTCTGGGCCCAGGGCTCCGACAAGCCGGAAAAGGAAGAAGTGAAGATCGGCTTCATTCCGCTGACCGACTGCGCCAGCGTGGTGATGGCCTCGGTGCTGGGAATCGACAAGAAGTACGGCGTGAAGATCGTGCCCAGCAAGGAAGCCAGCTGGGCCGGCGTACGCGACAAGCTCTCCAACGGCGACCTGGACATGGCGCATGTGCTCTACGGCCTGGTCTACGGCATGCACCTGGGCCTGAGCGGTCCCAAGAAGGACATGGCCGTGCTCATGACCCTCAACAACAACGGCCAGGCCATCACGCTGTCGAAGAAGCTCGCCGACAAGGGCGCGGTGGACGCCGCGTCGCTGGCCAAGATGATCGCGGCTGAAAAGCGCGAATACACCTTCGCCCACACCTTCCCCACCGGCACGCATGCGATGTGGCTGTACTACTGGCTGGCCTCGGCCGGTATCGATCCGTTCAAGGACGTCAAGAACATCACCGTGCCCCCTCCGCAAATGGTGGCCAACATGCGCGTGGGCAACATGGACGGCTACTGCGTGGGCGAGCCCTGGGGCCAGCGCGCGATCATGGACGGCATCGGCGTGACGGCCATCACCACGCAGGACATCTGGAAGGACCATCCGGAGAAAGTGCTCGGCACCACGGGCGACTTCGTCAAGAAGTACCCCAACACCGCGCGTGCAGTCACCGCGGCCATCATCGAAGCCGGCAAGTGGATCGACACCGGCTTGCAGAACAAGAACAAGATGGCCGAGACCATTGCCGACAAGAGCTACGTCAACACCAGCGTGGATGCCATCAACCAGCGCATCCTGGGCCGCTACATCAACGGCATGGGCAAGAGCTGGGACGACCCCAACCACATGAAGTTCTACAACGGCGGCGCGGTGACCTTCCCGTACCTCTCGGACGGCATGTGGTTCCTCACGCAGCACAAGCGCTGGGGCTTGCTGAAGGAGCATCCGGACTACCTGAAGGTGGCCACCGAGATCAACCGCATCGACATCTACAAGCAAGCCGCCGCCGCCACGCAGACGCCCGTGCCCAAGGACGTGATGCGCACCAGCAAGCTGTTCGACGGCTCCGTGTGGGACGGCAAGGACCCGAAGAAATATGCCGACTCTTTCAAGCTCCACGTCTGA
- a CDS encoding nitrate regulatory protein, producing the protein MKSGLNFLIAARKCEIDELDQLARTSDLVGLIARLVHALQRERGMSNVFLASRGVRFADQRDPQIVECLALEQEVRAGFDQLESQGRPGATAGNSARLFSRIAWVLPGLDGLPALRRRVGALELTPAQATAAFAKLVAGLLAVVFEAADGATDPEISRLLVAMFNFMQGKEFAGQERAFGAASLAVGRTDEAQRQQWLHLIALQERCFQVFIDFSSSGVLALWHQSQSDAVMAEIERVRRMSVTSAQAASAAAPDPRLSQNWFDCCTRRIDAMKTVEQRLAEDLRELCARKIAQARGELQKYQEVLGTLAPQAEGAVFFDDIGAEATAPAQYGRHLERSVLDMVQEQSHRLQAMSEELETVRASLNERKLVERAKGLLMAHRRMSENEAHKMLLQTAMNQKRRLVDVAESMLAMADYLPLDVTSRR; encoded by the coding sequence ATGAAATCCGGACTGAATTTCCTGATCGCCGCCAGAAAGTGCGAAATCGACGAGCTCGACCAGCTCGCGCGCACCAGCGACCTGGTCGGGCTGATCGCGCGGCTCGTCCATGCGCTGCAGCGGGAGCGCGGCATGTCCAACGTGTTTCTCGCCTCTCGCGGTGTCCGGTTCGCCGACCAGCGCGATCCGCAAATTGTGGAATGCCTGGCGCTCGAACAGGAAGTGCGCGCCGGATTCGACCAGCTCGAGAGCCAGGGCCGCCCGGGCGCCACTGCGGGCAACAGCGCCCGGCTCTTCAGCCGGATAGCCTGGGTGCTGCCGGGCCTGGACGGCTTGCCCGCGCTGCGCCGCCGCGTCGGCGCGCTCGAACTGACACCCGCACAGGCCACCGCCGCTTTCGCCAAGCTCGTCGCCGGCTTGCTGGCGGTGGTGTTCGAGGCGGCAGACGGCGCCACCGACCCCGAGATTTCCCGCCTGCTCGTCGCGATGTTCAACTTCATGCAGGGCAAGGAGTTTGCCGGGCAGGAGCGCGCGTTCGGCGCGGCGTCGCTCGCGGTGGGGCGTACCGACGAAGCGCAGCGCCAGCAATGGCTGCACCTCATCGCGCTGCAGGAGCGCTGTTTCCAGGTCTTCATCGATTTTTCGAGCAGCGGCGTGCTTGCGCTCTGGCACCAGAGCCAGTCCGACGCCGTCATGGCCGAGATCGAGCGCGTGCGCCGCATGAGCGTGACCTCCGCCCAAGCCGCTTCGGCGGCCGCACCCGATCCCCGGCTGAGCCAGAACTGGTTCGACTGCTGCACCCGCCGCATCGACGCGATGAAAACCGTCGAACAGCGGCTGGCCGAAGACCTGCGCGAGCTCTGCGCCCGCAAGATCGCGCAGGCGCGCGGCGAACTGCAGAAATACCAGGAGGTGCTCGGCACCCTTGCGCCGCAAGCCGAAGGCGCGGTCTTCTTCGACGACATCGGTGCGGAGGCCACCGCGCCGGCGCAATACGGGCGGCACCTCGAACGTTCGGTGCTCGACATGGTGCAGGAGCAATCGCACCGGCTGCAGGCCATGAGCGAGGAGCTCGAAACGGTTCGCGCCTCCCTCAACGAGCGCAAGCTGGTCGAACGCGCCAAGGGACTCTTGATGGCGCACCGCCGCATGAGCGAGAACGAAGCCCACAAGATGCTGCTGCAAACGGCCATGAACCAGAAGCGCCGGCTCGTCGACGTCGCCGAGTCGATGCTCGCCATGGCCGACTACCTGCCCCTGGATGTGACATCGCGGCGCTGA
- the tsaD gene encoding tRNA (adenosine(37)-N6)-threonylcarbamoyltransferase complex transferase subunit TsaD has protein sequence MLLLGIESSCDETGVALVETHGSALPQLRSHALHSQIAMHQAYGGVVPELASRDHIRRVLPLTEAVMAEAGRSLADIDVVAYTRGPGLAGALLVGAGVACALGAALGKPVLGVHHLEGHLLSPFLSADPPEFPFVALLVSGGHTQLMRVDGVGRYELLGETIDDAAGEAFDKSAKLMGLPYPGGPWLAKLAEEGNATAFKLPRPLLHSGDLDFSFAGLKTAVLTQAKKLGAELDARKADLAASTQAAIVEVLLKKSLAALEQTGLERLVVAGGVGANKSLREQLNSACAKRRVRVHYPELHLCTDNGAMIAMAAAMRLQSGLAQASERYAFDVKPRWPMASLMTSEAAPQVPA, from the coding sequence ATGCTTCTTCTGGGAATCGAATCCTCTTGCGACGAAACCGGCGTGGCGCTGGTGGAAACGCATGGCAGCGCACTGCCGCAGTTGCGCTCGCACGCGCTGCACAGCCAGATCGCCATGCACCAGGCCTATGGCGGCGTGGTGCCCGAGCTGGCCAGCCGCGATCACATCCGCCGCGTGCTGCCGCTGACCGAGGCTGTGATGGCGGAAGCCGGGCGCTCGCTGGCCGACATCGACGTGGTGGCCTATACGCGCGGCCCGGGTCTTGCCGGGGCCTTGCTGGTGGGCGCGGGCGTGGCCTGCGCATTGGGCGCGGCGCTCGGCAAGCCGGTGCTCGGGGTGCATCACCTCGAGGGGCATCTGCTGTCGCCCTTCTTGAGCGCGGATCCGCCGGAGTTTCCTTTCGTGGCGCTGCTCGTGTCCGGCGGCCATACGCAATTGATGCGGGTCGACGGGGTGGGGCGCTACGAGTTGCTGGGCGAAACCATCGACGATGCGGCTGGCGAGGCTTTCGACAAGAGCGCCAAGCTCATGGGGCTGCCGTATCCGGGCGGCCCCTGGCTGGCCAAGCTGGCGGAAGAGGGCAATGCCACGGCCTTCAAGCTGCCGCGGCCGCTTTTGCATAGCGGCGACCTGGATTTTTCGTTCGCCGGCCTGAAGACCGCGGTGCTGACGCAGGCCAAGAAGCTCGGCGCCGAGCTCGACGCCCGCAAGGCCGACCTGGCGGCTTCCACGCAAGCCGCGATCGTCGAGGTGCTGCTGAAGAAGTCGCTCGCCGCGCTCGAGCAAACCGGCCTCGAGCGGCTCGTGGTGGCCGGCGGGGTGGGCGCGAACAAGAGCCTGCGGGAGCAGCTGAACAGCGCCTGCGCGAAACGCCGCGTGCGTGTGCACTATCCCGAGCTGCACCTGTGCACCGACAACGGCGCAATGATCGCAATGGCGGCGGCCATGCGGCTGCAGTCAGGGCTGGCGCAAGCCAGCGAGCGCTATGCCTTCGACGTCAAGCCGCGATGGCCCATGGCTTCGCTGATGACCTCCGAGGCGGCGCCGCAGGTGCCCGCGTAG
- a CDS encoding alpha/beta hydrolase-fold protein codes for MITHLKSANDNERSDTLLVFLPGAYLKPDEFEREGFISAVRERHLAADSLLVDADVSYYYDQTLSERLHADVIEPQRAKGYKSIWLVGISIGGFGALVHELSRPGSVDGIVALAPYLGRRVLGAEILKAGGLRAWQAPAGPLPDEEVDRKLWPWFQKYLEPQSSKNLPQLYLGFGLSDRFASNHKLLADALPEGRVFTTEGGHDWPQWRQLWRNMLDVLPVPSLGRSQRPAATRAPAAPPRRSSAKPWAIAA; via the coding sequence ATGATCACGCACCTCAAGTCAGCCAATGACAACGAACGGTCCGATACGCTCCTGGTCTTCCTCCCCGGCGCCTATCTGAAACCCGACGAGTTCGAACGCGAAGGCTTCATCAGCGCCGTTCGGGAGCGCCACCTGGCCGCCGATTCGCTGCTGGTGGACGCAGACGTTTCCTACTACTACGACCAGACGCTCAGCGAGCGCCTGCACGCGGACGTCATCGAACCGCAGCGGGCCAAGGGCTACAAGTCGATCTGGCTCGTCGGCATTTCCATCGGCGGCTTCGGCGCGCTGGTCCACGAGCTGTCGAGGCCGGGTTCGGTCGATGGCATCGTCGCGCTCGCCCCCTATCTGGGACGGCGCGTGCTCGGCGCCGAAATTCTCAAGGCTGGCGGCCTGCGCGCCTGGCAAGCGCCCGCGGGCCCCCTGCCCGACGAGGAAGTCGACCGCAAGCTGTGGCCCTGGTTTCAGAAATACCTGGAACCCCAAAGTTCCAAGAACTTGCCGCAGCTCTATCTCGGGTTCGGCCTCAGCGACCGCTTCGCCAGCAACCACAAGTTGCTGGCCGACGCGCTGCCCGAAGGCCGCGTCTTCACCACCGAGGGCGGCCACGACTGGCCGCAGTGGCGCCAGTTGTGGCGCAACATGCTCGACGTGCTGCCAGTGCCGTCTCTCGGCCGCTCGCAGCGCCCTGCGGCTACGCGGGCACCTGCGGCGCCGCCTCGGAGGTCATCAGCGAAGCCATGGGCCATCGCGGCTTGA
- a CDS encoding Hsp20/alpha crystallin family protein, producing MFFAPTLRTARFAPRSHDRAFERFVNEAFAGTRRSPLVEQDDKSWTLSIDVPGLSREDLVIGIEGAVVRIDSKAEAKRQFKAGYELPQDIDVGSSEAKLENGVLTLKLGKQAPVNHASQLQIS from the coding sequence ATGTTTTTCGCACCCACCCTTCGCACCGCCCGCTTTGCGCCCCGCTCCCATGACCGCGCCTTCGAACGTTTCGTCAACGAAGCCTTCGCCGGAACCCGCCGCTCGCCGCTCGTGGAACAGGACGACAAGAGCTGGACGCTTTCCATCGATGTGCCGGGCCTCTCGCGCGAAGACCTCGTCATCGGCATCGAAGGCGCCGTGGTTCGCATCGACAGCAAGGCCGAAGCCAAGCGCCAGTTCAAGGCCGGCTACGAGTTGCCGCAAGACATCGACGTGGGCTCGAGCGAAGCCAAGCTCGAGAACGGCGTGCTCACCCTGAAGCTGGGCAAGCAAGCGCCGGTCAACCACGCTTCGCAGCTGCAGATCAGCTGA
- a CDS encoding branched-chain amino acid ABC transporter substrate-binding protein: MNPPFIWRRKALKFAALALCAAPFAAVAQTPPAPIRLALIESMSGPFANTGEAVFRNLLWAVERVNARGGVKLPGVPGGARPLQLDRYDSKGQNEEALSALRAAMDDGARIVLQGNSSATAAALVDAIEKNNERDPSRRVIFLNYAAVDPALTNERCSFWHFRFDAHADMRVAALMEVVKDDAALKRAYLIGQDYSFGQAVLRESKRQLGVRRPDVEIVGDELHPMGKVKDFAPYASKIIASGAQAVFTGNWGNDLTLLVKAAREAGFNGTFYTFYGNALGAPAAIGDAGIGRVIAVADWLPNVQTAQSEAFYRAFRTRFPKPADDYVHMRMQLLVESLAQAIERAGSVDAQAVARALEQADVSLYGQRGRMRAADHQFQQQLVVGVMDKQGRPGVQFDVEGSGYGFRVIKTIAPESAELPTTCKMKRI, translated from the coding sequence ATGAACCCCCCCTTTATTTGGCGTCGCAAGGCCTTGAAATTTGCGGCGCTGGCGCTATGCGCGGCCCCCTTTGCCGCGGTGGCGCAAACGCCGCCGGCGCCCATTCGCCTGGCGCTGATCGAGAGCATGAGCGGGCCCTTTGCCAACACCGGCGAAGCCGTGTTCCGCAATCTGCTGTGGGCCGTGGAGCGCGTGAACGCGCGCGGCGGCGTCAAGCTGCCGGGCGTGCCCGGCGGGGCGCGGCCCCTGCAGCTCGACCGCTACGACAGCAAGGGGCAGAACGAAGAAGCACTGTCGGCATTGCGCGCGGCCATGGACGACGGCGCGCGCATCGTGCTGCAAGGCAACTCGTCGGCCACCGCCGCGGCGCTGGTCGATGCCATCGAGAAGAACAACGAGCGCGATCCTTCGCGGCGCGTGATCTTCCTCAACTACGCGGCGGTCGATCCGGCGCTCACCAACGAGCGCTGCAGCTTCTGGCACTTTCGCTTCGATGCGCATGCCGACATGCGCGTGGCCGCGCTGATGGAAGTGGTGAAGGACGACGCGGCGCTCAAGCGCGCTTACCTCATCGGGCAGGACTACAGCTTTGGCCAGGCGGTGCTGCGCGAATCGAAGCGCCAATTGGGCGTGCGGCGGCCCGACGTGGAAATCGTCGGGGACGAGCTGCACCCGATGGGCAAGGTGAAGGACTTCGCGCCCTACGCCAGCAAGATCATTGCGAGCGGCGCGCAGGCGGTGTTCACCGGCAACTGGGGCAACGACCTCACGCTGCTCGTGAAGGCGGCGCGCGAGGCCGGCTTCAACGGCACCTTCTATACCTTCTATGGCAACGCGCTCGGCGCGCCCGCGGCCATCGGCGACGCCGGCATCGGCCGCGTGATTGCCGTGGCCGACTGGCTGCCCAACGTGCAGACCGCGCAGTCGGAGGCGTTCTATCGCGCCTTCCGCACGCGCTTTCCGAAACCCGCCGACGACTACGTGCACATGCGCATGCAATTGCTCGTGGAGTCGCTGGCGCAAGCGATCGAACGCGCGGGCAGTGTCGATGCGCAGGCCGTGGCGCGTGCGCTCGAACAGGCCGACGTGAGCCTCTACGGACAGCGCGGCCGCATGCGCGCGGCGGACCATCAATTCCAGCAGCAGCTCGTGGTCGGCGTGATGGACAAACAGGGCAGGCCGGGCGTGCAGTTCGATGTCGAAGGCTCGGGCTATGGTTTTCGCGTGATCAAGACCATTGCGCCCGAAAGCGCCGAATTGCCGACCACCTGCAAGATGAAAAGAATCTAG
- a CDS encoding pyridoxal phosphate-dependent aminotransferase has translation MREAIHNLEASKIREVANAGLGRDDVLAFWFGESDEVTPEVIRQAAIDSLQRGETFYAHNLGLPELREAIAGYTSRLHPKVDASRIAVTSGGVSALMLAVQALVDAGDEVVAVTPVWPNLTAQPAILGARVRTVSLVPADGQWTLDLAALRKAVTPKTKLLIVNAPNNPTGWTMTREEQQAVLDHCRETGTWILADEVYERLYFEPTPTGCAPSFLDISSPDDRLVVTHSFSKSFLMTGWRLGWLVLPPALVEGIGKLIEFNTSCASVFTQRAAVAAIEHTADITPRVVAHLKLCRDTLVPLLAALPGVQVAPAKGGMYAFFRLEGFGDSLDLAKRLVVEAGLGLAPGNAFAPEAQGWLRWCFASKDPQRLVQGVERLKTWLSRQ, from the coding sequence ATGCGTGAAGCCATCCACAACCTCGAAGCCTCCAAGATCCGAGAGGTTGCCAATGCCGGGCTCGGCCGCGACGACGTGCTCGCGTTCTGGTTCGGTGAAAGCGACGAGGTCACGCCCGAGGTGATCCGCCAGGCGGCCATCGACTCGCTGCAGCGCGGCGAAACCTTCTATGCGCACAACCTCGGCCTGCCCGAACTGCGCGAGGCGATCGCCGGCTACACCAGCAGGCTGCATCCCAAGGTCGATGCTTCGCGCATCGCCGTCACTTCGGGCGGCGTCAGCGCGCTGATGCTCGCGGTGCAGGCGCTGGTCGACGCGGGCGACGAGGTGGTGGCGGTCACGCCCGTGTGGCCCAACCTCACGGCGCAGCCTGCAATCCTGGGCGCCCGGGTGCGCACGGTGTCGCTGGTGCCTGCGGACGGGCAGTGGACGCTCGACCTTGCCGCGTTGCGCAAAGCGGTCACCCCGAAGACGAAACTGCTGATCGTCAACGCGCCCAACAACCCGACCGGCTGGACCATGACGCGCGAAGAGCAGCAGGCCGTGCTCGACCACTGCCGCGAAACCGGCACCTGGATCCTGGCCGACGAGGTGTACGAGCGGCTGTATTTCGAGCCCACGCCGACCGGTTGTGCACCCAGCTTCCTCGACATATCGAGCCCTGATGACCGGCTGGTGGTGACGCACAGCTTCTCGAAGAGCTTCCTCATGACCGGCTGGCGCCTCGGCTGGCTCGTGCTGCCACCCGCGCTGGTCGAGGGCATCGGCAAGCTGATCGAGTTCAACACCTCCTGCGCCAGCGTTTTCACCCAGCGCGCCGCCGTCGCAGCCATCGAGCACACGGCAGACATCACGCCCCGTGTGGTGGCGCACCTGAAGCTGTGCCGCGACACGCTCGTGCCGCTGCTGGCCGCATTGCCCGGCGTACAGGTGGCCCCCGCCAAGGGCGGCATGTACGCCTTCTTCCGCCTCGAAGGCTTCGGCGACTCCCTGGACTTGGCCAAGCGCCTGGTCGTCGAGGCCGGCCTGGGCCTCGCCCCCGGCAACGCCTTCGCCCCCGAAGCCCAGGGCTGGCTGCGCTGGTGCTTCGCCTCCAAGGACCCCCAGCGCCTGGTGCAAGGCGTGGAACGCCTGAAAACCTGGCTGTCCAGGCAGTAA